One segment of Triticum aestivum cultivar Chinese Spring chromosome 2A, IWGSC CS RefSeq v2.1, whole genome shotgun sequence DNA contains the following:
- the LOC123191758 gene encoding NAC domain-containing protein 67-like, with protein NMLAGYVFQPTGRELVGHYLMPRAGLGGFFLPGVIKEGVDVLSLRPRALSFPENHRRDYGEVWGFFFVAKPAGETCPTPGAGECWEQYSQEKAYYGGEGGREAVAFRRRFGYRYSWRDREVVSQTRWRMKEYRLNGKAAAFCRAHPGPVPSDLVFIVHKVYRKPLIPPPPPPDSSSSEDEGFESYIVYSQLDEIMR; from the exons aatatgcttg CTGGCTACGTGTTCCAACCCACCGGTCGTGAGCTCGTCGGCCACTACCTCATGCCCAGGGCGGGGCTCGGCGGCTTCTTCCTCCCCGGCGTCATCAAGGAGGGCGTGGACGTCTTGTCCTTGCGCCCACGTGCGCTCTCCTTCCCAGAAAACCATAGGAGGGATTATGGCGAGGTATGGGGCTTCTTCTTCGTGGCAAAGCCCGCCGGCGAGACATGCCCGACGCCGGGCGCGGGCGAGTGCTGGGAGCAGTACAGCCAGGAGAAGGCGTActacggcggcgagggcggccgggAGGCAGTGGCGTTCCGGCGCAGGTTCGGGTACCGCTACTCGTGGAGGGACAGGGAGGTAGTATCGCAGACGCGCTGGCGGATGAAGGAGTACCGGCTCAACGGGAAAGCGGCCGCCTTCTGCCGCGCGCACCCGGGCCCCGTGCCGTCAGACCTCGTTTTCATAGTCCACAAGGTCTACAGGAAGCCGCTgatccctccgccgccaccgcccgacagCAGCTCCAGCGAGGACGAGGGCTTCGAGAGCTACATCGTGTACTCGCAACTCGATGAGATCATGCGGTAG